Proteins from one Podospora pseudoanserina strain CBS 124.78 chromosome 1, whole genome shotgun sequence genomic window:
- a CDS encoding hypothetical protein (EggNog:ENOG503P335): protein MLPRSPFKIRKLITQKKAEDGEDIEGSYFNHDDEEMDTLSRIKTWMPPKGLMKRSKPSIDIRRSEDLHNIIGIPPLPDTPQSSTSSLCNYDNGTEHVGSRCSPPRRPTRSPLASPHGSPQRSPQRSPQRSPLLSPQQLEDSPRRRGRSPTCSHTFRDYPQLTPPSSPPQQAEMFPESPSISADVAAKASNETAPRSVLEAGPLGTPSSQMDTPKLFSKDVMQLLHETEQAFKPQQSFSDAKLTDAQLAKFAKPRQSTPMSPAMARRKSQRRSQGSNSLRSTKSVRSVKSPIKATVKTPPSPTPARLPSTSRPKRAKSKKARRRPVQSARRQSSMWQLTESAKDLFTIRIFHRLEADEMLPESTLREIRMSRAAQWTRSPELGVTHVDKKSTATTPAPIEPLSLDESAAAAEDSVAPRASAANKGLEIKREDCQTSRAAQTLEQAREIEPEHKEPEQKPVEEDGEQRHDSPTAGLEDDEEEGDLPIMIIGDEPVTPTTPVPTQEKPSMHRRLPSKTLPPLPTIPEIIATGPDDANIILSPTSTPLPPGVTTRANTDDYVYLDSTPYTMTHPTFRHGPVRLAKADLPIGKLAAAVDDTLDWTAFQMAILGGAGDFFSEPTDYSKPSDMELDELDEIYTWFTGFGFVSAGGLVTSTERRPSASKESSNRRPSEGRALDAHSVEPRTPGLSPSSNTSSTPNSSPRTVIISGQRSPGIVRIDPPMGDSPSKTGSSAARNSSIASRVLAPPEFHKKHRRSVSSGTFSMGQSFSDKDKNVNGLAIDSAKRPSSTDSMQSLPQSPMMELVLTHDVHGNEVPVPMGYNMSHDARDFLVWHTEHVSL, encoded by the coding sequence ATGTTGCCCCGGTCCCCTTTCAAGATCAGGAAACTGATAAcccagaagaaggccgaaGACGGCGAGGACATTGAAGGCTCCTATTTCaaccacgacgacgaggagatggACACCCTCAGCAGGATCAAGACATGGATGCCACCAAAGGGTTTAATGAAGAGGTCGAAACCGAGCATCGATATTAGACGGAGTGAGGACCTTCACAACATCATTGGAATTCCACCATTACCAGACACGCCACAGTCGTCAACAAGTTCTTTGTGCAATTACGACAATGGCACGGAACATGTGGGCTCACGTTGCtcgcctcctcgccggccGACGCGGAGTCCCCTGGCGAGTCCTCATGGCAGCCCTCAAAGAAGTCCTCAAAGAAGCCCCCAGAGAAGCCCGCTGCTTTCACCTCAGCAATTGGAGGATTCGCCGCGACGACGCGGAAGAAGCCCAACATGTTCGCACACGTTTCGGGACTATCCCCAGTTGACAccgccctcatcaccacctcaacaaGCCGAAATGTTTCCCGAATCGCCTTCAATATCGGCCGATGTTGCGGCGAAGGCCAGCAACGAGACGGCCCCCAGGTCAGTCCTCGAAGCCGGGCCATTAGGAACACCGTCATCACAAATGGACACACCGAAGCTGTTTTCCAAGGACGTCatgcagctcctccatgAGACAGAGCAGGCATTCAAGCCGCAGCAATCGTTCAGCGATGCAAAGCTTACAGACGCTCAATTGGCAAAATTCGCCAAACCGAGGCAATCAACTCCCATGTCGCCAGCAATGGCTCGCAGGAAATCACAGAGGCGGAGTCAAGGATCGAATTCACTGAGGTCGACAAAGTCGGTCAGATCGGTCAAGTCGCCCATCAAGGCAACAGTCAAGACTCCTCCATCGCCGACACCAGCTCGGCTGCCATCTACCTCGCGGCCAAAGCGAGCAAAATCCAAGAAGGCCCGAAGAAGGCCGGTACAGTCAGCGAGACGGCAGTCTTCCATGTGGCAACTGACAGAAAGCGCCAAAGACCTGTTCACAATTCGCATTTTCCACCGCCTCGAGGCCGACGAGATGCTTCCCGAGAGCACGTTGCGAGAAATTAGAATGAGTCGCGCCGCGCAGTGGACGAGATCTCCTGAATTGGGTGTTACACACGTCGACAAGAAGAGCACAGCCACTACCCCGGCTCCCATCGAACCCCTGAGCCTCGACgagtcagcagcagcggccgAGGATTCGGTCGCACCACGTGCATCTGCTGCCAACAAGGGGTTAGAAATCAAGCGGGAAGACTGTCAAACATCCAGAGCGGCCCAGACACTGGAGCAGGCCAGGGAAATCGAACCGGAACACAAGGAACCGGAACAGAAacctgtggaggaggatggcgagcaAAGGCACGATTCGCCCACTGCAGGACTggaagatgacgaggaggagggagaccTGCCGATCATGATTATTGGCGACGAGCCGGTGACGCCAACGACGCCTGTGCCAACGCAGGAGAAACCCTCGATGCATCGCCGACTTCCGAGCAAGACTCTGCCGCCGCTCCCGACGATCCCCGAGATTATTGCAACAGGACCTGATGATGCAAACATCATCCtgtcaccaacctcgacgccgctgccgcccGGAGTGACGACCAGGGCCAACACCGACGACTACGTTTATCTCGACAGCACCCCTTACACCATGACCCACCCAACCTTTAGGCACGGTCCGGTCCGGCTGGCCAAGGCCGACCTCCCGATCGGCAAGCTGGCAGCCGCTGTGGACGACACTCTGGACTGGACAGCCTTTCAGATGGCAATTTTGGGGGGCGCGGGTGACTTCTTCAGCGAGCCAACCGACTACTCCAAGCCCTCGGACATGgagctggacgagctggATGAGATCTACACCTGGTTCACcgggtttgggtttgtttCCGCAGGTGGACTCGTCACATCTACGGAGCGACGACCAAGCGCATCAAAAGAGAGCAGCAACCGCCGACCCAGCGAGGGCCGCGCACTTGATGCTCATTCCGTCGAGCCTCGAACACCCGGTCTTTCCCCGTCATCAAACACCTCGTCGActcccaacagcagcccccgaaccgtcatcatcagcgGACAGCGCAGTCCCGGGATAGTGAGGATCGACCCCCCCATGGGCGACTCACCCTCCAAGACTGGGTCCAGCGCTGCGAGGAATAGCTCCATCGCCAGTAGAGTGTTGGCCCCGCCAGAGTTCCACAAGAAGCACCGGAGGAGTGTGAGCAGTGGGACGTTTAGCATGGGCCAGTCGTTTTCGGATAAAGACAAGAATGTGAATGGGCTGGCGATTGATTCGGCAAAGAGGCCGAGCAGCACGGACAGCATGCAGAGCCTGCCGCAGAGCCCGATGATGGAGTTGGTGCTGACGCACGATGTGCATGGGAACGAGGTCCCGGTGCCGATGGGGTACAACATGAGCCATGATGCGAGGGACTTTTTGGTTTGGCATACTGAGCATGTCTCTCTTTGA
- a CDS encoding hypothetical protein (CAZy:GH79; COG:G; EggNog:ENOG503NYJ2) produces MRFSNMKQAVFFSLLTGSLVQGQFPVATSITSANEILDGFVSFSIEFSSFPDFAGNNSHPNTFSDNLLENIRHLTGTKPYIRVGGNTQDYALYNASLPYALNGTFNPKRSLDYPTTIYIGPSYFESYSTWKDVKFSHGFNLGLGANTSEGWQTLLDTVPLACKALSDGKLYLWGYGNEPDLFSTAAQGPIRPPSWNESTYVWQWQNGTRTIHALVRQHCPDLARESEYGYMAPSHGGVGNRLKAHVSWAAGLNSGRNVRLYSTHNYISGATTPGVTLQSTLLNHTVTARSVNAQAAEYYRIVSLDPGAPPPIFGETNSLYNQGRPGLSNTFGAALWVVDFNLYAASKGFKRVHMHQGTNYRYASWQPIETNVTSIGTKPPYYGNIATAAALGRHEKVEVVNIPLTWHREAAYAIYHGGILSRVVVINMRGYNTTVDGEGLVPLPNPPKRGSVEYSFQLGGLGKRAGVDVGVTVGYRQKVKVQRLRANGSDAVTGISWDGWSYNYELDQGRPARMGNVTTGEEVEVDRMGRVKVGVEDSSAALLVF; encoded by the exons ATGCGGTTTTCCAACATGAAGCAGGCcgtcttcttttctcttttgacAGGTTCACTTGTCCAAGGTCAATTCCCAGTCGCTACGTCCATCACGTCTGCCAATGAGATCCTCGACGGCTTTGTGAGCTTCAGCATCGAGTTCTCTAGCTTTCCTGACTTTGCAGGAAACAACTCACATCCGAACACCTTTTCGGACAACCTCTTGGAAAACATTAGACACCTGACCGGCACGAAACCGTACATCCGAGTAGGAGGCAACACTCAGGATTATGCTCTCTACAACGCCTCTTTGCCATATGCCTTGAATGGCACTTTCAATCCCAAGCGGTCTCTCGATTATCCGACCACCATCTACATTGGTCCCTCCTACTTTGAGTCCTACAGCACCTGGAAGGATGTCAAGTTCTCTCATGGCTTCAacctcggccttggtgcCAATACTTCAGAGGGGTGGCAAACACTCCTCGACACAGTCCCTCTCGCTTGCAAAGCACTGAGTGACGGGAAACTCTATCTATGGGGTTATGGCAACGAACCGGATTTGTTTTCAACCGCTGCCCAAGGCCCAATTCGACCTCCGAGTTGGAACGAAAGCACCTATGTGTGGCAGTGGCAGAACGGAACGAGGACGATACATGCTCTGGTAAGGCAACACTGCCCTGACCTTGCTCGTGAGAGTGAGTATGGATATATGGCACCTTCTCATGGAGGCGTTGGTAACAGGCTAAAGGCGCATGTGAGCTGGGCAGCTGGTTTGAATAGTGGCAGGAATGTCAGGTTGTATTCGACGCACAA CTACATCTCGGGCGCCACAACCCCAGGCGTAACCCTCCAATCCACACTCCTAAACCACACCGTCACCGCCCGGTCAGTGAACGCCCAAGCAGCCGAATACTACCGGATCGTCTCCCTCGATCCGGGCGCTCCACCGCCCATATTCGGGGAGACAAACTCGCTCTACAACCAAGGCCGCCCAGGGCTATCCAACACTTTTGGCGCGGCGCTCTGGGTGGTAGACTTTAACCTCTATGCCGCGAGCAAAGGATTCAAAAGGGTGCATATGCACCAGGGGACTAACTACCGG TATGCATCCTGGCAACCAATAGAGACGAACGTTACGAGCATAGGGACAAAACCCCCTTACTACGGCAATATCGCCACAGCTGCCGCCCTGGGGAGACatgagaaggtggaggtggtgaacaTTCCGTTGACTTGGCACCGCGAGGCGGCATATGCGATTTACCATGGTGGAATTTTGTCGAGAGTTGTGGTGATTAATATGAGGGGTTATAACACCACGGTTGACGGGGAGGGACTAGTTCCACTTCCCAATCCGCCGAAGAGAGGGAGCGTGGAGTATTCTTTTCAactggggggtttggggaagagggcgggggttgatgttggggtgaCGGTTGGGTACAGGCAAAAGGTCAAAGTGCAGAGGTTGAGGGCTAACGGGAGTGATGCCGTTACGGGGATTAGTTGGGATGGGTGGAGTTACAACTATGAGCTTGATCAGgggaggccggcgaggatggggaatGTTACtacgggggaggaggtggaggttgataggatggggagggtgaaggttggggttgaggattCGAGCGCGGctttgttggtgttttga
- the UGA2 gene encoding succinate semialdehyde dehydrogenase NADP+ linked (COG:E; EggNog:ENOG503NVW2), producing the protein MLFQKALTSTARIATRSHQFRSPLTSFSRLSSTMAPKLRDPSLFKQNVCYVNGEWIPAKSGKTFEVHDPATEQLIGTCPEFTAEDTRLAISHAETAFESFRHKTGRERSKLLRKWYDLVVENADDLATLITWENGKPTADAKGEVTYAANFFEWFSEEAPRIYGDTIPSSIPGNRVITIKEPVGVCGLITPWNFPAAMITRKIGPALAVGCSVVVKAPGETPFTPLALAELAHRAGVPPGVVNVVTASENTPEVGKELTTNPTVRKISFTGSTPVGKLLMKQCSTTLKKLSLELGGNAPFIVFDDADVDLAVAGAIASKFRSSGQTCVCANRIFVQRGVYDEFASKFAAKVKEFKVGNGFENGTTHGPLIHHKAISKVEEHVRDAEKKGAKVLLGGNKLPDLGPNFYEPTVISGMKVDMAMASEETFGPVAGLFPFDTEEEVVRIANNTTVGLAGYFFSRDLERVHRVAEHLEVGMVGVNTGLISDPASPFGGVKESGFGREGSLYGIGEYQVTKMVTYGGMGKKLQS; encoded by the exons ATGCTCTTTCAAAAAGCTCTTACTTCCACAGCCCGCATCGCAACCCGCTCTCATCAGTTCCGGTCACCTctcacctccttctcacgTCTCTCATCCACAATGGCTCCTAAG CTTCGagacccctccctcttcaaacAAAACGTCTGCTATGTCAACGGGGAATGGATCCCCGCCAAATCCGGCAAAACCTTTGAAGTCCACGACCCAGCCACAGAGCAACTAATCGGCACCTGCCCCGAATTCACCGCAGAGGACACCcgcctcgccatctcccacgCCGAAACCGCGTTCGAGTCCTTCCGGCACAAGACCGGCCGTGAGCGCTCCAAGCTCCTCCGCAAGTGGTACGACCTCGTCGTCGAAAACGCCGACGACCTCgccaccctcatcacctGGGAGAACGGCAAGCCTACGGCCGATGCCAAAGGCGAAGTAACCTACGCGGCCAATTTCTTTGAATGGTTCAGTGAGGAGGCCCCCCGTATTTACGGGGATACCATCCCTTCCTCCATCCCAGGAAACCgcgtcatcaccatcaaagaACCGGTTGGCGTCTGCGGGCTGATAACACCATGGAACTTCCCCGCGGCTATGATCACCCGTAAAATCGGCCCTGCTCTGGCAGTGGGTTGTTCAGTGGTGGTGAAAGCCCCCGGTGAGacccccttcaccccacTGGCCCTCGCCGAGCTCGCCCACCGCGCCGGTGTGCCCCCAGGAGTGGTAAACGTCGTCACGGCGAGCGAAAACACCCCCGAAGTCGGCAAGgaactcaccaccaaccctacCGTCCGCAAAATCTCCTTCACCGGCTCGACCCCGGTGGGCAAGCTGCTCATGAAGCAGTGTTCGACTACTCTCAAAAAACTCTCCCTCGAACTAGGGGGTAACGCCCCCTTTATCGTCTTTGACGACGCTGATGTTGACCTTGCGGTTGCGGGGGCGATTGCTTCTAAATTCCGCTCTTCAGGACAGACGTGTGTCTGCGCCAACCGGATCTTTGTTCAGAGGGGTGTGTATGACGAGTTTGCCTCGAAATTCGccgccaaggtcaaggagttCAAGGTTGGTAACGGGTTCGAAAATGGCACCACGCATGGCCCCCTGATCCACCACAAGGCCATCTCCAAGGTGGAGGAACACGTCCGGGacgcggagaagaagggcgccAAGGTTTTGCTTGGAGGAAACAAACTCCCGGATTTGGGACCTAACTTTTATGAGCCGACGGTGATTTCGGGGATGAAGGTTGATATGGCCATGGCATCGGAGGAAACGTTTGGGCCGGTGGCGGGGCTGTTCCCGTTTgacaccgaggaggaggtggtcagGATTGCAAACAACACCACTGTTGGGTTGGCGGGGTATTTCTTCTCGAGGGATCTGGAGAGGGTTCACCGGGTGGCGGAGCatttggaggttgggatggtgggggtgaaCACGGGGTTGATTTCTGATCCGGCGAGCCCGTTTGGAGGAGTGAAAGAGAgcgggtttgggagggaggggagttTGTATGGAATTGGGGAGTATCAAGTCACGAAGATGGTGACAtatggggggatggggaagaagtTGCAGTCGTGA
- a CDS encoding hypothetical protein (EggNog:ENOG503P2G2), producing the protein MGYRILHRPWRAKRPLYWGMVPELAGIIPLLVLFGVQQPDAWRTLFWRIGSDYKLNSSPTMILYAYANHRPLPTIPFVWSQTLTTFNVAITIVSLFILLAKMIATIMKIFYPIIGTAVGVSLTALYAVSVYGQAGPDYADPRYPSWTPWYIRKSCDLAIPYNAVKSCQMSKGAFAVTVYMLAVYVIQTSFAIWAMWPNKMLDMMDDSDDEEEYGYNSAQKDKGVSVEMTTPVSPEEWGEWGWGVLWALSTTVATTTTTTTNEWCCGGE; encoded by the exons ATGGGCTACCGAATTCTCCACCGCCCATGGCGAGCAAAGCGGCCTCTGTATTGGGGCATGGTTCCCGAGCTCGCCGGCATCattcctcttcttgttttgtttggtgtTCAGCAACCGGATGCCTGGAGGACGCTCTTCTGGCGCATCGGCTCCGACTACAAGCTCAATTCGAGCCCGACGATGATTCTGTATGCCTATGCCAACCATAGACCGCTCCCGACCATTCCGTTTGTCTGGTCGCAAAC ACTAACAACCTTCAACGtggccatcaccatcgtctccctcttcatcctcctcgccaagaTGATCGCCACCATCATGAAGATTTTCTACCCCATCATCGGCACCGCAGTCGGCGTCTCCCTCACAGCGCTCTACGCCGTCAGCGTGTACGGACAAGCCGGACCAGACTACGCCGACCCGAGATACCCGAGCTGGACACCGTGGTACATCCGCAAATCGTGCGACCTCGCCATCCCGTACAATGCCGTCAAGAGCTGCCAAATGTCCAAGGGGGCGTTTGCCGTGACGGTGTACATGCT CGCGGTATACGTCATCCAGACTAGCTTCGCCATCTGGGCCATGTGGCCCAACAAAATGCTCGACATGATggacgacagcgacgacgaggaggaataCGGCTATAACTCGGCGCAAAAGGACAAGGGGGTCAGCGTGGAGATGACCACGCCGGTTAGTCCTGAGGAGTGGGGAgagtgggggtggggggtatTATGGGCATTATCAACAACAGttgcaacaacaacaacaacaacaacaaatgAGTGGTGCTGCGGGGGGGAgtag